A genomic stretch from Doryrhamphus excisus isolate RoL2022-K1 chromosome 23, RoL_Dexc_1.0, whole genome shotgun sequence includes:
- the LOC131110197 gene encoding phospholipase A and acyltransferase 3-like, with product MAASDCDEKVQPGDMVEIFRGSYQHWALYVGHGAVVHLAPPSECAGAGPGSKMSIFADRALVKREELWEVVGKDRYRVNNHLDHKYKPRLSDDVVREALALVGQMLSYCIISANCEHFVTNLRYGKPESRQVRQAGEAILLTGVTMSAVGLAVAALLGLISSKDKDGHKH from the exons ATGGCAGCATCC GACTGTGATGAGAAGGTCCAGCCTGGGGACATGGTGGAGATCTTCCGTGGCAGCTACCAGCACTGGGCCTTGTACGTGGGCCACGGCGCTGTTGTTCATTTGGCCCCACCCT CCGAGTGTGCAGGGGCGGGCCCCGGCAGCAAGATGTCCATCTTTGCGGACAGAGCGCTTGTGAAGCGAGAGGAGCTGTGGGAGGTGGTGGGGAAGGACCGCTACAGAGTCAACAACCACCTGGACCACAAGTACAAGCCCCGCCTGTCCGACGACGTGGTGAGGGAGGCCCTGGCGCTGGTGGGCCAGATGCTAAGCTACTGCATCATCAGTGCCAACTGTGAGCACTTTGTCACCAACCTGCGTTACGGCAAGCCCGAGTCCCGGCAG GTGCGACAAGCGGGAGAAGCCATCTTGCTCACGGGGGTGACCATGAGTGCCGTAGGCTTGGCGGTTGCAGCGCTACTTGGACTCATCAGTAGCAAGGACAAGGACGGCCACAAACACTAA